Proteins co-encoded in one Kribbella qitaiheensis genomic window:
- a CDS encoding ABC transporter permease produces the protein MSEAQQVFESETQDLEGRTLSNRELLRALLRKPQFVICVLLVLTVFTMAAFPGLFSSVDPRFCELAKSQRGHEPGHPFGFDIQGCDYFANVIYGARPSVLVSLVAGFGGFAVAGILGLLAGYFPGAVDTVISRVADVLFALPGLIALIVILNSVPNRSIWIIVGIILVTGWPQGMRVMRSTVFSVRNREYVLAARSIGVPSMRILRKHVFPNAMAPLLAMTTLGIGGLIGLEAVLTFLGVGLQPPSISWGSQFGVAASYRDTPHLFIWPALFISTTTISFMIIGDSIRDALDPKLIR, from the coding sequence ATGTCTGAGGCACAACAGGTCTTCGAGTCGGAGACTCAGGACCTCGAAGGCAGGACGCTGTCCAACCGCGAGCTGCTCCGGGCACTGCTGCGCAAGCCGCAGTTCGTGATCTGTGTGCTGCTGGTCCTGACCGTCTTCACGATGGCCGCTTTCCCAGGGCTCTTCAGTTCCGTCGATCCGAGGTTCTGTGAGCTGGCCAAGAGTCAGCGCGGTCACGAGCCCGGTCACCCGTTCGGCTTCGACATCCAGGGCTGCGACTACTTCGCCAACGTCATCTACGGAGCCAGGCCGTCCGTGCTGGTCAGCCTGGTGGCCGGCTTCGGTGGCTTCGCGGTGGCCGGGATTCTCGGCCTGCTGGCCGGATACTTCCCGGGCGCGGTCGACACGGTCATCTCGCGGGTCGCGGACGTGCTGTTCGCGCTGCCCGGCCTGATCGCGCTGATCGTGATCCTGAACTCGGTACCGAACCGGAGCATCTGGATCATCGTCGGGATCATCCTGGTGACCGGCTGGCCGCAAGGCATGCGGGTGATGCGATCGACGGTCTTCTCGGTGCGCAACCGGGAGTACGTGCTGGCGGCCCGCTCCATCGGCGTACCGTCGATGCGGATCCTTCGCAAGCACGTGTTCCCGAACGCGATGGCGCCGCTGCTGGCGATGACGACGCTGGGGATCGGCGGCCTGATCGGGCTCGAGGCCGTGCTCACGTTCCTCGGGGTCGGGCTGCAGCCGCCGTCGATCTCCTGGGGATCGCAGTTCGGCGTCGCGGCGTCGTACCGCGACACCCCGCACTTGTTCATCTGGCCGGCGTTGTTCATCTCGACGACGACGATCTCGTTCATGATCATCGGCGACTCGATCCGCGACGCACTAGACCCGAAATTGATCCGATGA
- a CDS encoding ABC transporter ATP-binding protein: MKTTGEVLLKVTDLSVEFDTPTGPLRAVDSVSWQVSAGETLAILGESGSGKSVSTQALTGILEMPPGRITSGTAEYRGADLIAMTTKERRQIVGDRITMVFQDSLSALNPVQSVGKQIAECYRVHRGMSKHDAMKRAAEMLDQVRIPAAAKRVNDYPHEFSGGMRQRVMLAMALALDPDVLIADEPTTALDVTVQAQILELIAELQTERDMGVVLITHDLGVVADVADNVVVMYAGHVVERAATAEALEHPVHPYTEGLLLSMPSADLKGQELPTIPGTPPSLRAVPSGCAFRTRCPIAIEDCAKEVPPLLTVAPGRDAACLRRTKISAKEAV; this comes from the coding sequence ATGAAGACGACAGGCGAAGTACTGCTGAAGGTGACCGACCTCAGCGTCGAGTTCGACACCCCGACGGGACCGCTCCGGGCCGTCGACTCGGTGTCCTGGCAGGTCAGCGCGGGGGAGACGCTCGCGATCCTGGGCGAGTCCGGCTCGGGCAAGAGCGTCTCCACCCAGGCGTTGACCGGGATCTTGGAGATGCCGCCGGGGCGGATCACGTCCGGCACTGCGGAGTACAGGGGTGCCGACCTGATCGCGATGACGACCAAGGAGCGCCGCCAGATCGTCGGCGACCGGATCACGATGGTCTTCCAGGACTCGCTGTCCGCGCTGAACCCGGTCCAGTCCGTCGGCAAGCAGATCGCCGAGTGCTACCGCGTCCATCGCGGGATGTCCAAGCACGACGCGATGAAGCGGGCCGCCGAGATGCTCGACCAGGTCCGGATCCCGGCGGCGGCCAAGCGGGTGAACGACTATCCGCACGAGTTCTCCGGTGGGATGCGACAGCGGGTGATGCTCGCGATGGCGCTCGCGCTCGACCCCGACGTACTGATCGCGGACGAGCCGACGACGGCGCTCGACGTGACCGTGCAGGCGCAGATCCTCGAGTTGATCGCGGAATTGCAGACCGAGCGGGACATGGGCGTCGTCCTGATCACGCACGACCTCGGTGTGGTGGCTGACGTCGCTGACAACGTGGTGGTGATGTACGCCGGTCACGTGGTCGAGCGGGCCGCTACAGCGGAGGCGCTGGAGCACCCGGTTCATCCTTATACAGAAGGGCTGCTGCTCTCGATGCCCTCGGCCGACCTGAAGGGTCAGGAGCTGCCGACCATCCCCGGTACGCCGCCGTCGCTGCGGGCGGTCCCGTCCGGCTGCGCGTTCCGGACCCGTTGCCCGATCGCCATCGAGGACTGCGCCAAGGAGGTGCCGCCGTTGCTGACGGTGGCTCCCGGGCGGGACGCGGCCTGCCTCCGGCGTACCAAGATCTCCGCGAAGGAGGCGGTCTGA
- a CDS encoding ABC transporter ATP-binding protein → MAEELLVATNLVKHYDISPAFSFGQKTLVRAVDDVDLVLRKGESLGIVGESGCGKSTLVRLLAALEKPTSGSLSYGGVDVSKLKAKELRKWRRNVQVVFQDPYSALNPRMRVGEIVAEPLEVHPDVSKGMDIRKRVRELLELVGLRPEDETKFPHQFSGGQRQRIGIARAIALSPDVLLCDEPVSALDLSVQAQVVNLLMRLQRELGLSIIFVAHDLSVVRHVSDRVAVMYLGRVAELGEHHQVYDVPAHPYTQALLSAEPGLARKGRQRIILAGDPPSPVMPPSGCRFHTRCLRAEARCSVDVPELREIPSGQTVSCHFAEDAQSTYTATLPA, encoded by the coding sequence ATGGCCGAAGAGTTGCTGGTAGCAACGAATCTGGTGAAGCACTACGACATCAGCCCGGCCTTCTCGTTCGGCCAGAAGACGCTGGTCCGCGCGGTCGACGACGTCGATCTCGTCCTGCGTAAGGGCGAGTCGCTCGGCATCGTCGGTGAGTCGGGATGTGGCAAGTCCACTTTGGTGCGGTTGCTCGCTGCGCTGGAGAAGCCGACTTCGGGCTCGCTGTCGTACGGCGGGGTGGATGTCAGCAAGCTGAAGGCCAAGGAGCTGCGGAAGTGGCGCCGCAACGTCCAGGTCGTCTTCCAGGATCCGTACTCCGCGCTGAATCCGCGGATGCGCGTCGGCGAGATCGTGGCCGAGCCGCTCGAGGTCCACCCTGATGTGTCGAAGGGAATGGACATCCGGAAGCGGGTCCGGGAGTTGCTGGAGCTGGTCGGGCTGCGGCCGGAGGACGAGACCAAGTTCCCGCATCAGTTCTCGGGCGGGCAGCGACAGCGGATCGGGATCGCCCGGGCGATCGCGCTGAGTCCTGATGTGCTGCTTTGCGACGAGCCGGTGTCGGCGCTCGACCTGTCGGTGCAGGCGCAGGTGGTCAACCTGCTGATGCGGCTGCAGCGCGAGCTCGGTCTCAGCATCATCTTCGTCGCGCACGACCTGTCGGTGGTGCGGCACGTGTCGGACCGGGTCGCCGTGATGTACCTGGGTCGCGTGGCCGAACTGGGCGAGCACCACCAGGTGTACGACGTACCGGCTCATCCTTATACGCAGGCGCTGCTCTCGGCCGAACCAGGCCTCGCCCGCAAGGGCCGCCAACGCATCATCCTGGCCGGCGACCCGCCGTCACCGGTGATGCCGCCGTCGGGCTGTCGCTTCCACACCCGCTGCCTCCGAGCCGAAGCCCGCTGCTCGGTGGATGTCCCGGAACTCCGCGAAATCCCCTCCGGGCAGACAGTCTCCTGCCACTTCGCCGAAGACGCCCAATCCACCTACACCGCAACTCTCCCCGCCTGA
- a CDS encoding VOC family protein: MALRLVQLNFKARDDSALGRFWAKALDWESSSDDPGATSVMPVGSTWPLPAAVTIDVIAVPDPETVNDRVHLELATTSAAHHTELVARLRDLGATSADAGQGDQPRTALADPDGNLFCVRQPQEIHQDTGPIAAVVVDCADPQAMARFWGEAMDWPLHDATDDHAVLRSAKSGGPYLEFLRTPHLKHMRNRIHLDLLPDPVEDQLAEVARLETIGATRPNAGKDDFPWKILTDPEGNQFCVLGRG, from the coding sequence ATGGCGCTGCGACTTGTTCAGCTGAACTTCAAGGCTCGGGATGACTCGGCGCTGGGCCGGTTCTGGGCGAAGGCGCTCGACTGGGAGTCTTCCAGCGACGACCCCGGTGCGACCAGCGTGATGCCCGTGGGCTCTACCTGGCCACTCCCCGCCGCCGTCACCATCGACGTCATCGCCGTGCCAGACCCCGAAACAGTGAACGACCGCGTGCACCTCGAGCTCGCCACCACCTCCGCGGCCCATCACACGGAGTTGGTCGCGCGCCTCCGGGACCTCGGCGCAACGTCCGCCGACGCGGGCCAAGGCGACCAGCCACGGACAGCTTTGGCCGACCCCGACGGCAACCTGTTCTGCGTCCGCCAGCCGCAGGAGATCCATCAGGACACCGGCCCGATCGCCGCGGTAGTCGTCGACTGCGCCGATCCGCAAGCCATGGCCCGCTTCTGGGGCGAGGCGATGGACTGGCCCCTGCATGACGCGACCGACGATCACGCAGTACTGCGCTCCGCCAAAAGCGGCGGCCCCTACCTGGAGTTCCTCCGCACGCCCCACCTGAAGCACATGAGAAACCGCATCCACCTGGACCTGCTGCCCGACCCCGTCGAGGACCAATTGGCGGAGGTAGCCCGGCTCGAGACCATCGGCGCAACGCGTCCAAACGCAGGCAAAGACGACTTCCCATGGAAGATCCTGACCGACCCAGAAGGCAACCAGTTCTGCGTCCTCGGCAGAGGCTGA
- a CDS encoding NUDIX domain-containing protein has translation MNPYETTVHRAAVGVLITDFDGKVLLVSNPYRAKLVQVGGMVEVGETLAAAAERETLEEIGLELTVTRLLAVHFSRGNQHAPDTVLYVFDTDPIDSSTPLTLQADEISGAYWLEPEEAIARHTERGQARLAAALKARATNTTIYLDADRTF, from the coding sequence ATGAATCCCTACGAGACGACGGTGCATCGCGCGGCGGTCGGCGTACTGATCACTGACTTCGACGGGAAGGTGCTGCTCGTCTCCAATCCGTACCGGGCGAAGCTCGTGCAGGTAGGCGGGATGGTGGAGGTGGGGGAGACCCTCGCGGCTGCGGCCGAGCGGGAGACGCTGGAGGAGATCGGGCTCGAGCTCACTGTCACCCGCCTGCTGGCTGTGCACTTCAGTCGCGGGAACCAGCACGCGCCGGACACGGTCCTGTACGTCTTCGACACCGACCCGATCGATTCGTCGACGCCGCTGACTCTGCAGGCCGACGAGATCAGCGGTGCCTACTGGTTGGAGCCGGAAGAGGCGATCGCGCGGCACACCGAACGCGGCCAGGCCCGCCTAGCCGCCGCACTGAAGGCCCGCGCCACCAACACCACCATCTACCTGGACGCCGACCGAACCTTCTGA
- the dapB gene encoding 4-hydroxy-tetrahydrodipicolinate reductase, producing the protein MVKVGVLGAKGKMGTQVCQTVEKTEGLELVAALDQGDDLERLVEAGAQVVVDFTRPEVVMDNLAYCIEHRIHAVVGTTGFDAERLDTLRTQLAASPSTGVLVAANFSIGAVLMMQFAATAAKYYESVEIIELHHPNKVDAPSGTARRTAELIAAARQEAEAGPIPDATTTALDGARGAVVEGIHVHGLRLRGLIAHQEVLFGDVGETLTIRHDSMDRESFMAGVVVGIRRVVDTPGLTVGLEHFLDLG; encoded by the coding sequence ATGGTCAAGGTTGGGGTGTTGGGGGCCAAGGGGAAGATGGGCACCCAGGTGTGCCAGACGGTCGAGAAGACCGAGGGGCTCGAACTGGTGGCCGCGCTTGACCAGGGTGATGACCTGGAGCGGTTGGTGGAGGCGGGCGCTCAGGTGGTGGTCGACTTCACCCGTCCCGAGGTGGTGATGGACAACCTCGCCTATTGCATCGAGCACAGGATCCACGCGGTGGTCGGGACGACGGGGTTCGATGCCGAGCGGCTCGACACCCTGCGGACCCAGCTCGCTGCGAGCCCCAGTACCGGCGTACTGGTGGCCGCGAACTTCTCCATCGGCGCCGTGCTGATGATGCAGTTCGCCGCGACGGCCGCGAAGTACTACGAGTCCGTCGAGATCATCGAGCTGCACCACCCGAACAAGGTCGACGCACCCTCCGGTACTGCGCGGCGCACGGCGGAGCTGATCGCGGCCGCCCGCCAGGAGGCCGAAGCGGGACCGATCCCGGACGCGACCACCACCGCCCTGGACGGCGCCCGCGGCGCGGTGGTCGAGGGCATTCACGTGCACGGGCTCCGCCTGCGCGGTCTGATCGCGCACCAGGAGGTGCTGTTCGGCGATGTCGGCGAGACGCTGACGATCCGGCACGACTCGATGGACCGCGAGTCGTTCATGGCCGGCGTCGTGGTCGGGATCCGGCGCGTCGTCGACACCCCGGGCCTGACCGTCGGCCTCGAACACTTCCTCGACCTGGGCTGA
- a CDS encoding ATP-binding protein, with product MPSDGSRRGSDDAQGTGFGDLLRRHRRDAGLSQEKLAELAGLSVDAIAALERGRRRAPRPHTLRLLGDALRLGAPDRAQLTAAARRDGDTTRSAIRVPPVAAHELIGRATEVEETARLVGERLTRLLTLSGPGGVGKTQLGLAVARLVAHRFDDGVCWVPLAPVSDLAAVTPAIAAAIGLHPLDGGRLIEEIAEQVGRRSLLLVLDNCEHVIADAAGAVSALLECCPNLTVLATSRELMRVPGESVYVVPPLALPENDEQLDTSPAVRLFIDRATARGYQPAGQIDQIARVVSRLEGMPLAIELAAARTNVLTVEELAAELDSSFAILAGGSSTAGPRQQSLSGAIGWSHALLTSAERELFAKLSVFVGGWSLNAAAAVLSEQLTPGPLERAAALDLTSRLVDKSLIRVSRDRGIARYDMLAVIREFAAGQLTSAGLDDETARNHAGYYIALAEEAESHLRGANQGDWLDRLDGELDNLRSAMTWALRTEAVTEAVRLAAGLWLFCYLRGHYAEGGEWLERALTLADSGGAELASYKAKTCLGAGMLAFLQCEYDVATTRLESALAQYKELGDTAGTALVMQRLGGVARERGDYVTAENLHCQSYDLFESLGDRSGMSWAHNQLGFVAWLRGDLEIAARRCRRARDSFRVLGDGEGLAWSLISLGTIAQYGGELAEAEDLLQESLALSQRLGYREGVAWSLNQLGIVERRRGLTERAVHLLDESLAEHRDLGDRWRSASVVEELATVAQQRNRTEYAAFLLGAADGIREVIGAPVPEIEKADVQRTKQAIEQTLDRRAFRAAWSAGRAAPLAAVADGYQGPTPTADRSTRL from the coding sequence TTGCCATCAGACGGGTCTCGCCGCGGCTCGGACGACGCGCAGGGCACTGGCTTCGGTGACTTGCTCCGACGGCACCGGCGTGACGCCGGACTGTCCCAGGAGAAGCTGGCCGAACTGGCCGGTCTGAGCGTCGACGCGATCGCGGCGTTGGAGCGGGGACGACGTCGTGCCCCCAGACCGCACACGTTGCGGTTGCTGGGAGACGCGCTTCGGCTCGGTGCGCCCGATCGCGCCCAGCTGACGGCTGCCGCCCGTCGTGATGGTGACACGACCCGGTCGGCGATCCGCGTCCCGCCGGTCGCCGCGCACGAGTTGATCGGCCGGGCCACCGAGGTCGAAGAGACCGCCCGGCTGGTCGGCGAGCGGCTCACCCGGCTGCTCACCCTGAGCGGTCCCGGCGGCGTGGGCAAGACGCAGCTCGGTCTCGCGGTGGCGAGGCTGGTGGCGCATCGGTTCGACGACGGGGTCTGCTGGGTGCCGCTGGCCCCGGTCTCGGACCTGGCCGCCGTGACACCGGCGATCGCGGCCGCGATCGGGCTGCATCCGCTCGACGGTGGGCGGCTGATCGAGGAGATCGCCGAGCAGGTCGGGCGGCGGAGTCTGCTGCTGGTGCTGGACAACTGCGAGCACGTCATCGCCGATGCCGCCGGCGCGGTCTCGGCGCTGCTGGAGTGCTGCCCGAATCTGACCGTGCTGGCCACCAGCCGTGAGCTCATGCGGGTGCCCGGCGAGAGCGTGTACGTCGTACCGCCACTCGCGCTGCCCGAGAACGACGAGCAGCTGGACACATCTCCCGCCGTGCGCTTGTTCATCGATCGCGCGACGGCTCGGGGATATCAGCCGGCCGGGCAGATCGACCAGATCGCGCGGGTGGTCAGTCGCCTCGAAGGTATGCCGCTCGCCATCGAGCTGGCCGCCGCGCGGACGAACGTGCTGACGGTCGAGGAGCTCGCGGCCGAGCTCGATTCCTCATTCGCGATCCTGGCCGGCGGATCCAGTACTGCGGGACCGCGACAGCAGTCCTTGTCCGGAGCGATCGGCTGGAGCCACGCTCTGCTGACGTCGGCCGAGCGGGAGCTGTTCGCGAAGCTGTCGGTGTTCGTCGGCGGCTGGAGCTTGAACGCCGCGGCGGCGGTGCTTTCGGAGCAGCTGACCCCCGGACCGCTCGAGCGCGCGGCGGCGCTCGATCTGACCAGTCGGCTGGTCGACAAGTCCTTGATCCGGGTGTCCCGCGATCGTGGCATCGCGCGGTACGACATGCTCGCGGTGATCCGCGAGTTCGCGGCCGGTCAGCTGACTTCGGCCGGGCTGGACGACGAGACCGCGCGGAACCATGCGGGCTACTACATCGCGCTGGCCGAAGAGGCCGAGTCCCATCTGCGCGGAGCGAACCAGGGTGACTGGCTCGATCGCCTCGACGGCGAGCTGGACAACCTCCGGTCGGCGATGACGTGGGCGTTGCGGACCGAGGCGGTGACCGAGGCTGTTCGGCTTGCCGCTGGCCTGTGGTTGTTCTGCTATCTCCGCGGCCATTACGCCGAAGGCGGTGAGTGGCTCGAACGTGCGCTGACGTTGGCCGACTCGGGTGGCGCCGAGCTTGCGTCGTACAAGGCGAAGACGTGTCTCGGCGCAGGGATGCTGGCGTTCCTGCAGTGCGAGTACGACGTGGCGACTACGCGGCTGGAGTCCGCACTCGCGCAGTACAAGGAGCTTGGTGACACAGCCGGTACTGCGCTGGTCATGCAGCGGCTCGGGGGAGTGGCCCGCGAGCGCGGCGACTATGTGACCGCGGAGAACCTGCATTGCCAGAGCTACGACCTGTTCGAGAGCCTCGGCGATCGGTCGGGGATGTCGTGGGCGCACAACCAGCTCGGATTCGTCGCCTGGCTGCGCGGTGATCTGGAGATCGCGGCGCGCCGATGCCGTCGGGCGCGCGACAGCTTCCGCGTGCTCGGTGACGGCGAAGGTCTGGCCTGGTCCTTGATCAGCCTCGGCACGATCGCGCAGTACGGCGGTGAGCTGGCCGAGGCGGAGGATCTGCTCCAGGAGAGTCTCGCGTTGTCCCAGCGGCTCGGGTATCGCGAGGGCGTGGCCTGGTCGCTGAACCAACTGGGCATCGTCGAGCGTCGTCGCGGGCTGACTGAGCGGGCGGTGCATCTCCTCGACGAGAGCCTTGCCGAGCACCGGGATCTGGGCGATCGGTGGCGGTCGGCGAGTGTCGTGGAGGAGTTGGCGACGGTCGCGCAACAGCGGAACCGGACGGAGTACGCGGCGTTCCTGCTGGGAGCGGCCGACGGGATCCGCGAGGTGATCGGTGCGCCGGTGCCGGAGATCGAGAAGGCCGACGTCCAGCGAACCAAGCAGGCGATCGAGCAGACCCTGGACCGCCGCGCCTTCCGCGCGGCCTGGTCCGCCGGCCGCGCCGCACCGCTGGCGGCCGTTGCCGACGGCTACCAGGGCCCGACTCCGACCGCGGACCGCTCCACCCGCCTCTAG
- a CDS encoding alpha/beta hydrolase, which yields MFGNPGGPGGAGLGMAPYLASLKELAKDHLAVGFDPRGTGDSANVTCEGAPGFSMDARDRDPWNLDLIAEASRLTVPYCEGQSRGLLPFVNTVQTVQDMDLIRQLLGYDKIDYVGYSAGTWLGAYYQTYFPTHVGRFVLDSNTDFTGPWLTTFIAQPQAFERRFREDFAPWAAKYDAQLELGGSPRLVIRTYERLRAALKKEPAVEEFMDGSVKISYDQNTLDNIVTGDLYTKMDFHSLAIDLAFLRGLSEAQSKGGARAAQRKVDELPMARQQELVQRASRRALGITPLGRQFGQPFADDAENATFTAVTCNDTEWPEGREYGEMMAARLGPHYPLLGWTVTENPCSYWHRPNLRMPIPTGKGLPTTLMVQSVHDPATNFALATSAHSRYAGSRLLTITNEGDHGIYGGVNKCADKIVNIFLTTGKAPAKDATCAGEGIAAPGPAETGVNGEDDYSTGAPLARIAGFTKAVSGYLHS from the coding sequence GTGTTCGGCAACCCCGGCGGTCCGGGCGGCGCGGGTCTCGGCATGGCGCCGTACCTGGCCAGCCTGAAGGAACTCGCCAAGGATCATCTCGCGGTCGGCTTCGACCCGCGCGGCACCGGCGACAGCGCGAACGTCACCTGCGAGGGCGCACCCGGCTTCTCGATGGACGCTCGCGACCGCGACCCGTGGAACCTCGACCTGATCGCCGAAGCCTCCCGCCTGACAGTCCCGTACTGCGAGGGCCAGTCGCGCGGCCTGCTCCCGTTCGTGAACACCGTCCAGACCGTGCAGGACATGGACCTGATCCGGCAGCTGCTCGGCTACGACAAGATCGACTACGTCGGCTACTCCGCCGGTACCTGGCTGGGCGCGTACTACCAGACCTACTTCCCCACCCACGTCGGCCGCTTCGTGCTCGACTCGAACACGGACTTCACCGGGCCGTGGCTGACCACGTTCATCGCGCAGCCCCAGGCGTTCGAGCGCCGGTTCCGCGAGGACTTCGCGCCCTGGGCCGCGAAGTACGACGCGCAGCTCGAACTCGGCGGATCGCCACGCTTGGTGATCAGGACGTACGAGCGGCTGCGGGCGGCGCTGAAGAAGGAGCCGGCCGTCGAGGAGTTCATGGACGGCTCGGTGAAAATCAGCTACGACCAGAACACGCTCGACAATATCGTCACCGGTGATTTGTATACAAAGATGGATTTCCATTCACTGGCGATCGATCTGGCATTCTTGCGCGGCCTTTCCGAGGCACAGAGCAAAGGCGGTGCCCGGGCGGCCCAGCGAAAGGTCGACGAGCTTCCGATGGCGCGCCAGCAGGAACTCGTCCAGCGCGCCAGCCGCCGCGCACTCGGCATCACGCCGCTCGGCCGGCAGTTCGGACAGCCGTTCGCGGACGACGCGGAGAACGCGACCTTCACGGCCGTCACCTGCAACGACACCGAATGGCCTGAGGGCCGCGAGTACGGCGAGATGATGGCGGCCCGTCTCGGCCCGCACTACCCGCTGCTCGGCTGGACCGTCACCGAGAACCCGTGCTCCTACTGGCACCGCCCGAACCTGCGAATGCCCATTCCTACGGGCAAAGGCTTGCCGACAACCCTGATGGTGCAGTCCGTGCACGACCCGGCCACCAACTTCGCACTCGCCACCTCAGCTCACAGCCGGTACGCCGGTTCGCGGCTCCTCACCATCACCAACGAAGGCGACCACGGCATCTACGGCGGCGTGAACAAGTGCGCCGACAAGATCGTGAACATCTTCCTCACCACCGGCAAGGCGCCGGCCAAGGACGCCACCTGCGCCGGCGAGGGCATCGCCGCGCCGGGCCCGGCCGAGACCGGCGTGAACGGCGAGGACGACTACTCCACCGGCGCACCACTGGCCCGGATCGCCGGATTCACGAAAGCGGTTTCCGGATATCTGCACTCCTGA
- a CDS encoding cupin domain-containing protein produces MTNEPIDLRAVLKTFDDLWSPRIAARINDYDVRVTHVAGSYIWHVHDNTDEFFLVLDGELSIALRDPDERVVSLTPGTVFVVPRGIYHRPFSDAGADIVVIDPANTPTTGDTHDPLPDHIKTHTGIAIDQ; encoded by the coding sequence GTGACCAACGAACCGATCGATTTGCGCGCCGTCCTGAAGACCTTCGACGATCTCTGGAGCCCGCGGATCGCCGCGCGGATCAACGACTACGACGTCCGCGTCACGCACGTGGCCGGCTCGTACATCTGGCATGTGCACGACAACACCGACGAGTTCTTCCTCGTCCTCGACGGCGAACTGAGCATCGCCCTCCGCGACCCCGACGAGCGGGTCGTCTCACTCACCCCCGGCACGGTCTTCGTCGTACCCCGCGGCATCTACCACCGCCCGTTCTCCGACGCCGGCGCCGACATCGTGGTGATCGACCCCGCCAACACCCCCACCACCGGCGACACCCACGACCCCCTCCCCGACCACATCAAAACCCACACAGGCATCGCGATCGACCAGTAG
- a CDS encoding helix-turn-helix domain-containing protein yields the protein MSKESSHRVVVIVDDGSNPFELGVATELFGLRRPEIDRRWYDFTLCTPGGSARMHGGFFTLTDVAGLEAVDDADTVIVPNRPDPEAAPSADLLDAVRRAAARGARLVSFCTGAFTLAAAGVLDGRRATVHWRWVESFERMFPAVKLEPDVLFVDDGDILTSAGSAAALDLGLHIIRRDHGAEIANTVSRRLVYTAHRDGGQRQFIDRPVPVVADTSLAPLLAWIRDELASPLTVADIADHAAMSQATLHRRFQAELGTTPLAWLTGERVALACRLLEAGEVRLDSVARQCGLGAATNLRIQLRRRTGLPPSEYRRRFTLTSPPTAVPTDR from the coding sequence ATGTCGAAAGAATCCTCGCATCGGGTCGTGGTGATCGTGGATGACGGCTCGAACCCGTTCGAACTCGGTGTCGCGACCGAGTTGTTCGGCCTCCGCCGGCCGGAGATCGACCGCCGCTGGTACGACTTCACCCTCTGTACGCCGGGCGGCTCCGCGCGGATGCACGGCGGCTTCTTCACCCTGACCGATGTCGCGGGCCTCGAAGCGGTGGACGACGCCGACACGGTGATCGTGCCGAACCGCCCCGATCCCGAGGCCGCCCCGTCCGCCGACCTGCTTGACGCCGTACGCCGGGCTGCCGCGCGCGGGGCCCGGCTGGTCAGCTTCTGCACCGGCGCCTTCACCCTCGCGGCCGCGGGAGTCCTGGACGGCAGGCGAGCGACAGTCCATTGGCGATGGGTCGAATCGTTCGAGCGGATGTTCCCGGCCGTGAAGCTGGAGCCGGACGTCCTGTTCGTCGACGACGGCGACATTCTGACGTCGGCCGGGAGCGCGGCGGCGCTGGATCTCGGCCTGCACATCATCCGGCGCGACCACGGCGCCGAGATCGCGAACACGGTCAGCCGCCGCCTGGTCTACACGGCACACCGCGACGGCGGCCAACGGCAGTTCATCGACCGCCCCGTGCCGGTCGTCGCCGACACCTCACTCGCCCCGCTCCTAGCGTGGATCCGCGACGAGCTCGCGAGTCCGCTCACCGTCGCCGACATCGCGGACCACGCGGCGATGAGTCAGGCGACCCTGCACCGCCGCTTCCAGGCAGAACTCGGTACGACGCCACTCGCCTGGCTGACGGGGGAGCGGGTCGCGCTGGCGTGCCGCCTGTTGGAGGCAGGTGAGGTGCGCCTCGATTCGGTCGCTCGCCAGTGCGGCCTGGGCGCAGCCACCAACCTCCGCATCCAACTCCGCCGCCGCACCGGCCTCCCACCCAGCGAATACCGCCGCCGCTTCACCCTCACCTCACCGCCGACGGCCGTCCCGACGGACAGGTAA
- a CDS encoding NADPH-dependent FMN reductase, with product MHLLLISGSTRAASTNTAVLRTAQHLATFKTTLYDELSALPAFNPDDDRDPLPATVTRLREQVEAADAILFCTPEYAGALPGSFKNLLDWTVGGTGMDRKPVAWINVSSVAAPTGGADAHDSLRKVLGYVNATIVEDACARIPMTRQSIDPDGLVSAAAVVAGIQHCLTTLTNTLA from the coding sequence ATGCATCTGCTCCTGATCTCCGGCAGCACCCGAGCCGCCTCGACCAACACCGCCGTACTGCGAACGGCCCAGCATCTCGCGACCTTCAAGACCACCTTGTACGACGAGTTGTCGGCGCTGCCCGCTTTCAACCCGGACGACGATCGAGACCCCTTGCCTGCCACGGTGACTCGCCTGCGCGAACAGGTCGAAGCGGCCGACGCGATCCTGTTCTGCACCCCCGAGTACGCCGGGGCGCTACCCGGAAGCTTCAAGAATCTCCTCGACTGGACCGTCGGCGGTACCGGCATGGATCGCAAGCCTGTTGCTTGGATCAACGTGTCGTCGGTCGCCGCACCGACCGGCGGGGCCGACGCGCACGACTCGCTCCGCAAGGTCCTCGGTTACGTCAACGCCACCATTGTCGAAGACGCCTGCGCCCGCATCCCGATGACCCGTCAGTCCATAGACCCCGACGGCCTGGTCTCGGCCGCTGCGGTGGTCGCCGGCATTCAACACTGCCTCACAACCCTGACCAATACTCTCGCCTGA